One window of Papaver somniferum cultivar HN1 chromosome 9, ASM357369v1, whole genome shotgun sequence genomic DNA carries:
- the LOC113314264 gene encoding uncharacterized protein LOC113314264 isoform X1: MADKGGFADQKRTVGAVRDSVRKFFQGSEDEEGEEDFIEFLGLSDDEDEGELSNVEDGVTEQGMKPEILQYLEAEAAKVQHDQKKIRDEIRDSLKKLEQTVDAEGEGSDSEPRGFRRIIKHLESTMVRRSAQVKDVKSSNSKEIAFQEVKALEVLVATKFLVQAFESKSDFSGDEVSNINSAIKALENQPVNLTILKQPRLGDLAEGYFNNQIDPFFSILASYNQIRNLQAALVQGAEKDAAEHLPGNAGEMGEEDQQLAVAEAMRMSTGD; encoded by the exons ATGGCGGATAAAGGAGGATTCGCTGATCAAAAGAGAACTGTAGGCGCTGTTCGAGATTCTGTAAGAAAATTCTTTCAAGGtagtgaagatgaagaaggagaagaagatttTATCGAGTTTCTTGGACtgagtgatgatgaggatgaaggTGAACTGAGTAATGTTGAGGATGGAG TAACGGAACAAGGAATGAAGCCAGAGATACTGCAATATCTCGAAGCGGAAGCAGCAAAAGTACAACATGATCAAAAGAAGATTCGAGATGAAATTCGCGATTCTCTCAAGAAGTTGGAACAAACTGTGGATGCCGAAGGAG AAGGATCGGATTCCGAACCAAGAGGGTTCCGGAGGATAATCAAACATCTGGAATCGACGATGGTTAGAAGATCTGCCCAAGTTAAAGATGTAAAATCCAGTAATAGCAAGGAAATCGCATTCCAAGAAGTGAAAGCACTTGAAGTTTTAGTTGCAACCAAATTCTTggttcaagccttcgag TCTAAATCGGATTTTAGTGGAGATGAGGTTTCAAACATTAACTCAGCAATCAAAGCTCTGGAGAATCAACCAGTAAACCTTACTATCTTAAAACAACCAAGACTAGGAGACCTCGCTGA AGGCTACTTTAATAATCAGATTGATCCGTTTTTCTCAATTCTCGCTTCTTATAATCAAATAAG GAATCTTCAGGCTGCACTAGTGCAAGGTGCGGAGAAAGATGCGGCTGAGCATTTACCAGGCAATG CAGGTGAGATGGGCGAGGAGGACCAGCAGTTGGCTGTTGCTGAGGCTATGCGTATGAGCACTGGAGACTGA
- the LOC113314264 gene encoding uncharacterized protein LOC113314264 isoform X3 — MADKGGFADQKRTVGAVRDSVRKFFQGSEDEEGEEDFIEFLGLSDDEDEGELSNVEDGVTEQGMKPEILQYLEAEAAKVQHDQKKIRDEIRDSLKKLEQTVDAEGGSDSEPRGFRRIIKHLESTMVRRSAQVKDVKSSNSKEIAFQEVKALEVLVATKFLVQAFESKSDFSGDEVSNINSAIKALENQPVNLTILKQPRLGDLAEGYFNNQIDPFFSILASYNQIRNLQAALVQGAEKDAAEHLPGNAGEMGEEDQQLAVAEAMRMSTGD; from the exons ATGGCGGATAAAGGAGGATTCGCTGATCAAAAGAGAACTGTAGGCGCTGTTCGAGATTCTGTAAGAAAATTCTTTCAAGGtagtgaagatgaagaaggagaagaagatttTATCGAGTTTCTTGGACtgagtgatgatgaggatgaaggTGAACTGAGTAATGTTGAGGATGGAG TAACGGAACAAGGAATGAAGCCAGAGATACTGCAATATCTCGAAGCGGAAGCAGCAAAAGTACAACATGATCAAAAGAAGATTCGAGATGAAATTCGCGATTCTCTCAAGAAGTTGGAACAAACTGTGGATGCCGAAGGAG GATCGGATTCCGAACCAAGAGGGTTCCGGAGGATAATCAAACATCTGGAATCGACGATGGTTAGAAGATCTGCCCAAGTTAAAGATGTAAAATCCAGTAATAGCAAGGAAATCGCATTCCAAGAAGTGAAAGCACTTGAAGTTTTAGTTGCAACCAAATTCTTggttcaagccttcgag TCTAAATCGGATTTTAGTGGAGATGAGGTTTCAAACATTAACTCAGCAATCAAAGCTCTGGAGAATCAACCAGTAAACCTTACTATCTTAAAACAACCAAGACTAGGAGACCTCGCTGA AGGCTACTTTAATAATCAGATTGATCCGTTTTTCTCAATTCTCGCTTCTTATAATCAAATAAG GAATCTTCAGGCTGCACTAGTGCAAGGTGCGGAGAAAGATGCGGCTGAGCATTTACCAGGCAATG CAGGTGAGATGGGCGAGGAGGACCAGCAGTTGGCTGTTGCTGAGGCTATGCGTATGAGCACTGGAGACTGA
- the LOC113314264 gene encoding uncharacterized protein LOC113314264 isoform X2: MADKGGFADQKRTVGAVRDSVRKFFQGSEDEEGEEDFIEFLGLSDDEDEGELSNVEDGVTEQGMKPEILQYLEAEAAKVQHDQKKIRDEIRDSLKKLEQTVDAEGEGSDSEPRGFRRIIKHLESTMVRRSAQVKDVKSSNSKEIAFQEVKALEVLVATKFLVQAFESKSDFSGDEVSNINSAIKALENQPVNLTILKQPRLGDLAEGYFNNQIDPFFSILASYNQIRNLQAALVQGAEKDAAEHLPGNGEMGEEDQQLAVAEAMRMSTGD, translated from the exons ATGGCGGATAAAGGAGGATTCGCTGATCAAAAGAGAACTGTAGGCGCTGTTCGAGATTCTGTAAGAAAATTCTTTCAAGGtagtgaagatgaagaaggagaagaagatttTATCGAGTTTCTTGGACtgagtgatgatgaggatgaaggTGAACTGAGTAATGTTGAGGATGGAG TAACGGAACAAGGAATGAAGCCAGAGATACTGCAATATCTCGAAGCGGAAGCAGCAAAAGTACAACATGATCAAAAGAAGATTCGAGATGAAATTCGCGATTCTCTCAAGAAGTTGGAACAAACTGTGGATGCCGAAGGAG AAGGATCGGATTCCGAACCAAGAGGGTTCCGGAGGATAATCAAACATCTGGAATCGACGATGGTTAGAAGATCTGCCCAAGTTAAAGATGTAAAATCCAGTAATAGCAAGGAAATCGCATTCCAAGAAGTGAAAGCACTTGAAGTTTTAGTTGCAACCAAATTCTTggttcaagccttcgag TCTAAATCGGATTTTAGTGGAGATGAGGTTTCAAACATTAACTCAGCAATCAAAGCTCTGGAGAATCAACCAGTAAACCTTACTATCTTAAAACAACCAAGACTAGGAGACCTCGCTGA AGGCTACTTTAATAATCAGATTGATCCGTTTTTCTCAATTCTCGCTTCTTATAATCAAATAAG GAATCTTCAGGCTGCACTAGTGCAAGGTGCGGAGAAAGATGCGGCTGAGCATTTACCAGGCAATG GTGAGATGGGCGAGGAGGACCAGCAGTTGGCTGTTGCTGAGGCTATGCGTATGAGCACTGGAGACTGA